The following proteins are encoded in a genomic region of Papaver somniferum cultivar HN1 unplaced genomic scaffold, ASM357369v1 unplaced-scaffold_10, whole genome shotgun sequence:
- the LOC113326765 gene encoding putative disease resistance RPP13-like protein 1, whose protein sequence is MPRGIEKLTCLETLKSYTVRKEADIHSGHSAIKELAALNSLQVLYIERLENVRGGIEDAEGAKLKDKPVLRELYLRWRPNGDDEDDDMVLEGLRAHPNLRLLEINGFSGLNLPKWMGSLYSCLLLVSLNLQNCNRCENLPALGMLPCLKDLWISRMKSVKCLGREFYYQQQEEESSSTQNSTTTAALSFFPSLVELIINNMENLEEWVAPPSSYVYVDAFPVLETLYMQGCPKLRSAPNSFPSLKELDLHSINGKAVNSIFSASRGGCLTSLTSIVIEEYPKLIYFPLGALLNNNAPNLHSLCIRNCSKFQGFGDDDDLYNNNNSLHKLELDYCPVLTTLPDLRLWTSLRELTIFKCGKLEESIPYDLKTSLRFLRSLKVDFIQREEGQLSARDEYASRLINLMEN, encoded by the coding sequence ATGCCCAGAGGTATCGAAAAGCTAACTTGCCTTGAAACGTTGAAGTCATACACGGTAAGGAAAGAAGCAGATATTCATAGTGGTCATAGTGCGATAAAAGAGTTAGCAGCGCTGAACTCCCTTCAGGTCTTGTATATAGAAAGGTTAGAGAATGTGAGAGGAGGAATTGAAGATGCAGAGGGAGCAAAGTTAAAAGATAAGCCAGTTTTAAGAGAATTATATCTACGTTGGAGACCCAAcggagatgatgaagatgatgatatggttttggAGGGTCTTAGAGCTCACCCCAATTTGAGATTGCTGGAAATAAATGGATTCTCGGGTTTAAATCTTCCGAAGTGGATGGGTTCATTGTATAGTTGCCTGCTTCTGGTGTCATTAAATTTGCAGAACTGTAACAGGTGTGAGAACCTTCCCGCTCTAGGTATGCTTCCATGTCTTAAGGATCTTTGGATTTCGAGAATGAAGTCAGTCAAGTGTTTGGGTAGAGAATTTTATTaccagcaacaagaagaagaaagtagtaGTACCCAGAACTCAACAACTACAGCAGCATTATCATTTTTCCCTTCTTTAGTTGAGTTGATAATCAACAATATGGAAAATCTGGAAGAATGGGTTGCTCCTCCTTCATCTTATGTTTATGTTGATGCCTTCCCTGTCCTTGAGACGCTATATATGCAGGGTTGTCCAAAATTGAGAAGCGCACCAAATTCATTTCCTTCTCTGAAGGAATTGGATCTGCACAGTATTAACGGCAAGGCCGTAAACTCAATCTTTTCTGCCAGTAGAGGAGGATGTCTCACCTCTCTCACATCCATTGTCATAGAAGAATATCCGAAGCTGATATATTTCCCATTGGGCGCACTACTCAATAACAATGCTCCGAATCTCCATTCTTTATGCATCAGAAATTGCTCTAAGTTTCAAGGTTTTGGCGATGATGATGATCTATACAACAACAATAATTCTCTCCACAAGTTGGAATTAGATTATTGCCCTGTTTTAACAACTCTACCAGATTTACGATTATGGACTTCTCTTCGGGAATTAACCATCTTCAAGTGCGGCAAATTGGAGGAGTCTATACCGTATGATCTCAAGACATCGCTCCGCTTTCTTCGTTCTCTGAAAGTCGATTTTATTCAAAGAGAAGAGGGACAGCTATCAGCTCGAGATGAATATGCATCCAGGTTAATCAATTTGATGGAGAACTAA
- the LOC113326181 gene encoding pectinesterase inhibitor 5-like, whose translation MGVHGLSSYMLFLSLLVLSVAAVSVSAADADLVLKICQNSKSSEFCYDTLVTDPRTAAADINGLSVISVSLTIITVQETTDKITEFLNHEIDSVVKEHLTSCQENYASAYSKFQQAWNSALERSYNDVLNLVKDGRSEGSTCENGFRSEPIRISPLTDRTDLLLQHVEIIQLVIQQILSTSTKLEEHLI comes from the coding sequence ATGGGAGTTCATGGCTTATCATCATACATGCTCTTTTTATCACTTTTAGTTCTTTCTGTTGCAGCAGTTTCTGTCTCTGCTGCCGATGCTGATTTGGTTCTCAAAATCTGCCAAAATTCTAAATCCAGTGAATTTTGTTATGACACTCTGGTTACCGATCCAAGAACTGCAGCAGCAGATATCAATGGACTAAGTGTTATAAGCGTTTCATTAACAATTATAACAGTTCAAGAGACTACCGATAAGATTACAGAGTTTCTGAACCATGAAATCGATTCTGTAGTGAAAGAACACTTAACTTCTTGTCAAGAAAACTATGCTAGTGcatattccaagtttcaacaagcTTGGAATTCTGCACTAGAAAGATCTTATAATGATGTTTTGAATTTGGTTAAAGATGGACGGTCTGAGGGTTCTACATGCGAGAACGGGTTTAGATCGGAACCAATTCGTATATCACCGTTAACTGACAGAACGGATTTGTTGCTCCAACATGTCGAAATTATTCAACTTGTCATTCAACAGATCCTCAGCACAAGCACTAAGTTAGAAGAACATCTCATCTGA
- the LOC113326766 gene encoding putative disease resistance protein RGA3, which yields MQKKSSIPLSQIMMAIGRDIAKKCDGLPLAANFLGSLLSLKRDENYWVSVNIDKNLWVQPENTRVISILKLSYDNLASPLKQCFSYCCLFPKDWEIEREILISMWMAEGFIQSNIEIVTNLGLMGRKMFHKFVVYNLNMTNYRQQQLPKCCVRQRICELLLV from the exons ATGCAGAAGAAAAGTTCAATTCCACTTTCTCAAATTATGATGGCTATTGGGCGAGACATAGCAAAGAAATGTGATGGCTTACCACTTGCAGCAAATTTTCTTGGAAGTTTATTATCCTTAAAAAGAGATGAAAACTACTGGGTTTCAGTCAACATCGATAAGAATTTGTGGGTTCAGCCGGAAAATACACGAGTCATATCAATCTTGAAATTGAGCTATGATAATTTAGCTTCGCCTTTGAAACAATGTTTTTCGTACTGTTGTTTATTTCCCAAAGACTGGGAAATCGAAAGAGAGATATTGATTTCTATGTGGATGGCAGAGGGATTCATTCAGTCCAATATTGAG ATCGTAACGAATTTGGGATTAATGGGAAGGAAGATGTTTCACAAATTCGTCGTTTACAACTTGAACATGACAAATTATCGTCAACAACAACTCCCCAAGTGCTGCGTAAGGCAAAGAATTTGCGAACTATTGTTGGTCTAA